Proteins from a genomic interval of Maylandia zebra isolate NMK-2024a linkage group LG15, Mzebra_GT3a, whole genome shotgun sequence:
- the dynlt2b gene encoding dynein light chain Tctex-type protein 2B, translated as MGESDTYHIRPNHQQKFRPAVVKECIREIVRERLSGVQYNPEEVPELTRSLADSVKDKVKNSGFDKYKLVVQVVIGEQRGQGVKMSSRCFWDADTDSYAEDVFMNDSLFCVVAVFGSYYY; from the exons ATGGGGGAGTCCGATACTTACCACATACGACCCAACCATCAGCAGAA GTTCAGGCCAGCTGTTGTGAAGGAGTGTATTCGTGAAATTGTGAGGGAGCGACTGTCTGGGGTGCAGTACAATCCAGAGGAAGTCCCAGAGCTGACCCGTTCACTGGCAGACTCTGTGAAGGACAAAGTAAAGA ATTCAGGATTTGACAAATATAAGCTTGTTGTGCAGGTGGTCATTGGAGAACAACGAGGGCAGGGAGTCAA gaTGTCTTCCAGGTGTTTTTGGGATGCTGATACAGACAGCTATGCAGAGGATGTTTTCATGAAT GACAGCTTGTTCTGTGTGGTAGCAGTTTTTGGAAGCTATTACTACTGA